In Nicotiana tabacum cultivar K326 chromosome 17, ASM71507v2, whole genome shotgun sequence, one DNA window encodes the following:
- the LOC107806608 gene encoding LOW QUALITY PROTEIN: shaggy-related protein kinase epsilon (The sequence of the model RefSeq protein was modified relative to this genomic sequence to represent the inferred CDS: inserted 5 bases in 4 codons): MEAAVVDGNGTKTGHIIVTTIGGKNGQPNYMAVRVVGQASFGIVFQAKCLESGETVAIKKVLXTEKDELYLNLVLEFVPETVXRVLRHYNKANQRMPMIYVKLYTYQIFRAFAYIHGXIEVCHRHIKPQNLLVNPHTHQLKXCDFGSAKVLDETCGCALSVILILYPIICPKERLNDIILCPSSDNSGNESAPE; this comes from the exons ATGGAAGCAGCTGTAGTGGATGGAAATGGAACTAAAACAGGTCACATCATTGTGACAACTATTGGGGGAAAGAATGGTCAGCCTAA TTACATGGCAGTGCGAGTTGTTGGACAGGCTTCCTTTGGAATTGTGTTCCAG GCCAAATGCCTTGAATCAGGAGAAACTGTGGCAATAAAAAAGGTCTT CACAGAAAAAGATGAACTCTACCTAAATTTGGTTCTCGAATTTGTACCTGAAACTG TACGTGTGTTAAGACATTACAACAAAGCCAACCAACGGATGCCTATGATATATGTCAAGCTGTACACATATCAG ATTTTTAGAGCTTTCGCTTACATACATG ATATAGAAGTCTGCCACAGGCACATCAAGCCTCAGAATTTACTG GTAAACCCCCACACACATCAGCTTA CTTGTGACTTTGGAAGTGCAAAAGTCCTG GATGAAACTTGTGGTTGTGCATTGTCTGTTATCCTCATATTATACCCTATAATATGCCCCAAAGAGCGGTTGAATGATATTATATTATGTCCATCCTCTGATAATTCAGGAAATGAAAGTGCTCCAGAATAA